The genomic DNA TCGCACTATGCGCTGGAGGAATACACGATCGTCAAGCACGTCATGTTTGACACTACGGGTGATCAGAAGAAAGCGTGGCATTCAGTTGTATTTGATGCTTAAGTATTCGAGGCTTAAGTATTTGATGCTTAATAGCCTGCGGTCGCGATCAGGAGAAGATCAGGAGAATTGTTCATGCTGTATCGTTTGAAAGCAATTCTGTTAACGGGAATTCTTAGCCTTCTAGCACTGGTTGTCGGGATGCCTGCGGCTCAGGCGGACAACTGCACCCTTTCGGCGATCGTCTGGGAAGGATACACCGATCCGTCGTTTGCCCAGACCTTTGAAAAGGAAACGGGCTGTACGGTGAAGGCAACCTATGCCGGATCGAGCGACGAGATGTTTGCCAAATTCCGCACCGGCAAAGGACGTAACTACGACATTATTTCGGCGTCCGGCGACATTACGGAACGGCTCTATCGGGCAGGCTTGGTGCAGCCGATCGACGCCAGCAAGCTGAAGAACTACGATTCTGTGTTTTCGTCGTTTCAGAACGGCAATTGGAATACGTTTGACGGCAAGCCCTACGGCGTGACTTTCGCCTGGGGACCAAATGTGATGGTCTACAACAAGGATAAGGTTACTTCTGAGCCAAAAAGCTGGGATGTGCTGTTTGATCCGAAGTATGCCGGAAAGATTTCGCTGCCGGATAATCCGATGACGATCGCCGATGTTGCCCTGTGGCTGGATAAACCTGACCCCTATCATTTGAGCGATGAGGATCTTGCGGAGGTAAAGGCGAAACTGCTAGAACTGCGTCCCCAGGTACGGAAGTTTTGGACAACTGCCGGAGAACTGGCAAACCTATTCCAGTCTGGGGAAGTGGTGTTAGCTCATGCCTGGCCTCTCACTTACACACAGCTCAGTTCGGAAGGATTTCCAGCAGGATCAGTGAGTCCGAAAGGCAAACTAACCGGGTGGACTGATTCCTGGATGATCTCGAAGAATTCGCGCCATGCGGATGCTGCCTACGAGTGGGTTGATTTTATCCTCAGCGGCGAAGGACAGAAAGGCGTGATGGATGTGACAGGCTACTCCGGTGCGACGGAACTGGGTGCAGAGGCGATCGGCAGGGAGCGTGCCCACGAACTGTTTATGGATGACCTTTCGCTGCATAGCCAGATCAAAATGTGGCAGAGTGTACCGAACTACGATCAGTGGGTGCAGGTGTGGAATGAGATTCGCGCCTAGCGTTTAAGCCTGAAAACGTTTTTTAACTGGATTGGGGGGTGTCTGATAGCAAGGCATCCCCTTTTCATATGACTACACCGCTGAAATACGAATGATGTGGTGCAAATCTGCTGCCTCTGGGAGAGATTAAACGCCTGATTCTGGGAATTCTCAATATTGGTGGGGCAGGGGGATTTAATGGAATTGCCCTATGTGGACTGTTTGCTCTTCTGCTCAGCTTCTTCTGTTTAGCTAAGTTGCTCAAACTGAAAATCAGCAGAAAAAGGGACAGAGTTTCTATTGAAATCTAAATCTGCCAATTGGGTTACGTCTGTAGGTAGAGAAAGTACAACAGAAATCATCCTTTTGTTAAATTCAATGAAATTGCTTTCTCTAGAGCCAAACAGTAAAATAAGATACAGAAATAAATATCGAAACGTTCATCTCCAGCGATACTGCTCACCCTACCCTCCACAAGTGGGGACATCGCAAGAGACGGAAGTAGGGTCAATTAACTGACGGAAATGACTCGAAGGAACGCGCCTATTTCACAGCAAATGAGCAGTTTTAGGAGCGAATTATGAAACTTTCCTATCGTGGTGCAGAGTATGAGCCTGAGCTCGCAACGGTTGAGACGATCGATCGGGGCGTAGTGGGTCATTATCGCGGACAGTCCTACGGTGTGCGTTATCCCAGACATATTCCGGCTCAGCCCGTTAATACCCTAACCTATCGTGGCATAACCTACGCAACAATGCCTGACGGTAGCCGAATG from Leptolyngbya ohadii IS1 includes the following:
- a CDS encoding ABC transporter substrate-binding protein encodes the protein MLYRLKAILLTGILSLLALVVGMPAAQADNCTLSAIVWEGYTDPSFAQTFEKETGCTVKATYAGSSDEMFAKFRTGKGRNYDIISASGDITERLYRAGLVQPIDASKLKNYDSVFSSFQNGNWNTFDGKPYGVTFAWGPNVMVYNKDKVTSEPKSWDVLFDPKYAGKISLPDNPMTIADVALWLDKPDPYHLSDEDLAEVKAKLLELRPQVRKFWTTAGELANLFQSGEVVLAHAWPLTYTQLSSEGFPAGSVSPKGKLTGWTDSWMISKNSRHADAAYEWVDFILSGEGQKGVMDVTGYSGATELGAEAIGRERAHELFMDDLSLHSQIKMWQSVPNYDQWVQVWNEIRA
- a CDS encoding DUF1614 domain-containing protein, translated to MPLGEIKRLILGILNIGGAGGFNGIALCGLFALLLSFFCLAKLLKLKISRKRDRVSIEI